In Ostrea edulis chromosome 10, xbOstEdul1.1, whole genome shotgun sequence, one genomic interval encodes:
- the LOC130051098 gene encoding uncharacterized protein LOC130051098, which produces MASLQLGMRATTLYHWAGILDGRYSHQTLGELFDSDDRFAGARKRIQAAQCLIIDEISMLSSRTFAIIEFVCRHVKGNDQVFGGLQVIGCGDFKQLPPVPNLRYEDDGSYCFQSEKFNMTFPHHINLLEIKEIIRQQPKSPQQWTQAFSMLNSFVTSELHLTSMQKLFQNEFVTKLQNKLSTKVAFWLMDKEIAKMAADIVQKQAEEAEQLQIHSELSSLAKGKIRYLAGACVQRVAKRVRESVLRTVGKCSKKSRTLRKLEYKKQAMLKNFRVSEQDVDTNEDTMNEIEFKQGPSRGLTIVSEPVYDFFVLLNQVTQKSLSDKYFHLYYENLHTKCREAVDSDNNLIDTWISLFENINLSDDSEIEDELYLTLIMELFRDVTEHFMRIAFVDALRHFKTTVPRKKKQALRTKVQALGDRDTSTSKAKKSKVNKTVESTETSKAEKSTVGESAQEEVFICKKCKAECEWEPAEVKNESLACDKCNGWFHYKCVNLKGTEAFLKKSKSSWFCAGCSKKGKGRGKGKS; this is translated from the exons ATGGCAAGTTTGCAGCTGGGGATGAGAGCCACAACTCTGTATCATTGGGCTGGAATCCTGGATGGTCGCTATTCCCACCAAACCTTAGGAGAACTATTTGATAGTGATGATCGTTTTGCAGGGGCAAGGAAAAGAATTCAAGCAGCACAGTGTTTAATTATCGATGAAATAAGCATGTTGTCTTCCCGTACATTTGCCATTATTGAATTTGTGTGTCGTCATGTGAAGGGAAACGACCAAGTGTTTGGTGGATtgcag GTCATAGGATGTGGAGATTTTAAACAGTTACCTCCGGTTCCCAACCTTCGATATGAGGATGACGGAAGTTATTGCTTCCAAAGTGAGAAATTCAATATGACATTTCCTCATCATATTAATCTCTTGGAG ATAAAG GAAATCATTAGGCAACAACCCAAATCACCACAACAATGGACTCAAGCATTCAGCATGCTGAATAGTTTTGTGACCAGTGAGCTGCATTTGACATCCATGCAGAAATTGTTCCAGAATGAATTTGTAACGAAACTGCAAAATAAACTTTCCACAAAAGTAGCCTTTTGGCTCATGGATAAAGAGATTGCAAAGATGGCAGCTGACATTGTTCAAAAACAAGCAGAAGAAGCGGAACAGCTACAAATTCACTCTGAATTATCTTCTCTAGCTAAAGGGAAGATTCGTTATCTTGCTGGAGCTTGTGTACAAAGAGTCGCAAAGAGAGTTAGAGAATCTGTGTTAAGAACAGTGGGCAAGTGTAGCAAGAAAAGTAGAACACTTAGGAAACTAGAGTACAAGAAACAGGCCATGTTGAAAAACTTTCGGGTTAGTGAACAGGACGTTGATACGAATGAGGACactatgaatgaaattgaatttaaacAAGGCCCCTCAAGAGGACTTACCATTGTCAGTGAGCCAGtgtatgatttttttgtattgttAAATCAGGTCACCCAAAAAAGTCTCAGTGAtaaatatttccatttgtattatgaAAATTTGCACACCAAATGTAGAGAGGCTGTAGATTCAGATAACAATTTGATTGATACTTGGATTTCActgtttgaaaatattaatcTCAGTGATGATTCTGAAATAGAAGATGAATTATACTTAACACTTATCATGGAACTATTTAGAGATGTCACTGAACATTTTATGCGAATTGCCTTTGTTGATGCACTGCgtcattttaaaacaacagtGCCACGAAAGAAGAAGCAGGCTTTACGAACAAAAGTACAAGCTTTGGGTGATAGAGACACTTCAACCTCAAAGGCAAAGAAATCCAAAGTAAATAAAACTGTGGAAAGCACTGAAACCTCAAAGGCAGAAAAATCAACAGTTGGTGAATCGGCTCAAGAAGAGGTTTTCATCTGCAAAAAGTGTAAGGCTGAATGTGAATGGGAACCAGCTGAGGTGAAGAATGAAAGTCTTGCATGTGACAAGTGTAATGGCTGGTTCCATTATAAATGTGTAAATCTAAAAGGAACAGAAGCTTTCctgaaaaaatcaaaatcatcatgGTTTTGTGCTGGCTGCAGCAAAAAGGGAAAAGGACGAGGAAAGGGCAAATCTTGA